DNA from Nitrospina gracilis Nb-211:
GCTCGACCGTCACCACAACAGCGTGCACAGCGTCCGCTCCTTCGTCACCACACGCATCCGCACACGCCTGGTGGACCACGTCCTCCGCCAGACGGTGGTGGCGCGCAACGACCAGTCGATCCGCCTCGACACGCTGAGCAACTTCGGCCAGCCCTTGGGTGTATTCATCTTTCATCCCGGCCGTATTCAGATCTACGACCCGCAGAAAAATATCGTGCACACCGGCGCCGAAGCGTGGTACATGATGTCGGACCTGTTCGGCGCGTCGTTCGATTTTGCCGAGTTCATCAGCGTGTTTTTGGGCAAGGTGCCGCGCTACGACCGGCTGAAGGTGGAGCGCATCACCGCCCGCGCGGGCAACCTCTACGTGCTCGACGCCTTCGACCCCGTCCGCAAAGAACGCACCGAGATCGAGATCGATGCCGGCACCCTGCATCCCGTGGCCATGACGCGCTACAAAAATGGCGACAAACTGTATTCCGTGGCGTGGGCGGAGGCGAAATGGATCGGGGCCGTGTACTTTCCACACCGGGTCACCGTCCAGCGCCATCATGAGAACGATGAAGTGATATTGAACTACCGCAACCCACAGGTGAACCCGGCCATTGCCGACGATGTGTTCGAACTGTTTCCAAACCGCACCGCCCCCTGATCTTTAGAACCCCATGAAACTGGCATTCCGCACCCCCGCAAAAATCAACCTGGGCTTGTTCGTGCTGGGCAAGCGCGACGACGGCTTTCATGAACTCGAAACCCTGTTCCAGATGGTCAGCCTGTACGACGAGATCGAGCTGGAATCGCGGGAGCAAGACATCGCACTCGAATGCGACGCGCCTGGTATTCCCACAGATGGCACCAACCTGGCGGTGCGGGCGGCAGAGATGCTGAGGGAGTCGGTCCCGGCGGCGGCCGGGCGCGGGTGCCGTATCCGATTGAAAAAACATATCCCCGCCGGAGCCGGGCTGGGCGGCGGCAGTGGCAACGCCGCTTACGTCTTATGGGGACTCAACCGGCTGTGGGACCTCAAACTGGAGCGGTCCGCGCTTCATGAATTTGCCGCCCGTTTGGGCTCAGATATTCCTTTTTTCCTGTCCGCGCCGCAGGCCGTCGGGCGCGGCCGGGGGGAGTTGCTGGAGCCTCTGGAACCTTCTGAAAAAATGCACCTTGTTATTATTTTCCCACGGCTCGTCGTGCCCACCGGAGAGGTCTATCGCGGCCTGAATTTAGAATTGACAACCCCCCCGAAAACGATTAGTATTTTGCAAAAATTTTTTTCTCGATCGGATGTCGCCGGTCTGGCCGCCCATCTCCACAACGACTTGGAACCTTATGTTTTACAAAGGTTTCCTGTCGTCAAGCAGGCCCGGGACGCGTTGAGTGCGCTCGATGCGGAGGGGGTGCTCCTGTCCGGCAGCGGTTCCGCCGTGTTCGGTATTTTTTCCAGCCGGGAGCAGGCCGAGCAGGCTTTCACCCGTCTTCAGGCAACCGATTGG
Protein-coding regions in this window:
- a CDS encoding DUF4292 domain-containing protein, translating into MKAFHPVRSWLAGCALLTLAACQTTPPAPEPPPVKTVSDEAILKALDRHHNSVHSVRSFVTTRIRTRLVDHVLRQTVVARNDQSIRLDTLSNFGQPLGVFIFHPGRIQIYDPQKNIVHTGAEAWYMMSDLFGASFDFAEFISVFLGKVPRYDRLKVERITARAGNLYVLDAFDPVRKERTEIEIDAGTLHPVAMTRYKNGDKLYSVAWAEAKWIGAVYFPHRVTVQRHHENDEVILNYRNPQVNPAIADDVFELFPNRTAP
- the ispE gene encoding 4-(cytidine 5'-diphospho)-2-C-methyl-D-erythritol kinase, which encodes MKLAFRTPAKINLGLFVLGKRDDGFHELETLFQMVSLYDEIELESREQDIALECDAPGIPTDGTNLAVRAAEMLRESVPAAAGRGCRIRLKKHIPAGAGLGGGSGNAAYVLWGLNRLWDLKLERSALHEFAARLGSDIPFFLSAPQAVGRGRGELLEPLEPSEKMHLVIIFPRLVVPTGEVYRGLNLELTTPPKTISILQKFFSRSDVAGLAAHLHNDLEPYVLQRFPVVKQARDALSALDAEGVLLSGSGSAVFGIFSSREQAEQAFTRLQATDWDVFVAETVSRFAEFLPEEMLDYP